The Chitinispirillales bacterium genome includes a window with the following:
- a CDS encoding ABC transporter ATP-binding protein, producing MPQLECLNLTLGYDTKIVLYDISFKVNAKDFLCIVGENGSGKTTLMKALLKLKSPMSGRVTMGDGLKPDNIGYLPQQAAIQDDFPASVKEVVLSGCLNRCGLRPFYNKEQKQLAKDSMETLGVDSLASRCYRELSGGQQRRVLLARALCAADKILLLDEPVSGLDPKAAAEMYELTGKLNRSGITIIMITHDVAASVKYASHILHTGKQKLLFFGAKEEYTENESKRA from the coding sequence ATGCCGCAACTTGAATGTCTTAATCTGACACTTGGGTATGATACAAAAATTGTACTTTACGATATTTCTTTTAAGGTGAACGCCAAAGATTTCCTCTGTATCGTCGGCGAAAACGGCTCGGGTAAAACTACGCTTATGAAAGCGTTGTTAAAATTAAAGTCTCCCATGTCCGGCAGAGTTACAATGGGAGACGGACTCAAGCCCGACAATATCGGCTATCTTCCGCAACAGGCTGCGATACAGGACGATTTTCCCGCCAGTGTCAAAGAAGTGGTGCTGTCGGGATGTCTTAACCGCTGCGGTTTACGTCCTTTTTATAACAAGGAGCAAAAGCAGCTTGCCAAAGACAGCATGGAAACGCTTGGCGTAGATTCTTTGGCGTCGCGCTGCTATCGGGAACTGTCGGGCGGTCAGCAACGTCGGGTGTTGTTGGCGCGAGCGTTGTGCGCCGCAGATAAAATTCTTTTGTTGGACGAGCCGGTATCGGGTCTTGACCCAAAAGCGGCAGCCGAAATGTATGAGTTAACTGGTAAATTAAATCGCAGTGGAATTACTATAATAATGATTACCCACGACGTAGCCGCTTCTGTAAAATACGCATCACACATCCTTCATACAGGTAAGCAAAAGTTGCTTTTTTTCGGCGCTAAAGAAGAATATACTGAAAACGAATCTAAGCGCGCTTAG
- a CDS encoding metal ABC transporter permease, translated as MEEILDKLVMYFQFSFVQYAFAAGVLIALCSSLLGVTLVLKRFSFIGSGLSNVAFGAVAVSAAMNLTSNMFFVLPVTIITAVLLLCAGQNAKIKGDAAVAMLSVSALAIGYLIMNLFAKSSNLSGDVCTTLFGSTSILTLSLTDVILCVAMSALVTAVFLLFYHKIFAITFDEEFAAATGIKAKTYNLILAIIIAVVIALAMNLVGSLLISALIIFPALSAMRVFKSFKAVTICSAVVSVLCAAFGILISILAGTPVGSTIVAVNIVVFLVFCTAGFIAKGVKV; from the coding sequence ATGGAAGAAATTCTTGACAAATTAGTTATGTATTTTCAATTTTCGTTTGTCCAATACGCTTTCGCCGCAGGCGTTCTTATCGCGCTTTGTTCTTCACTTTTGGGCGTAACGCTTGTGTTAAAACGTTTTTCATTTATCGGCTCAGGGCTTTCCAACGTCGCTTTTGGCGCGGTTGCAGTTTCTGCGGCGATGAATTTGACAAGCAATATGTTTTTTGTTTTGCCGGTAACGATAATAACCGCCGTATTGCTTCTGTGCGCCGGACAAAACGCAAAAATTAAAGGGGATGCCGCAGTAGCGATGCTTTCCGTGTCCGCCTTAGCGATAGGTTATTTGATAATGAACCTTTTTGCAAAATCGTCAAACCTTTCAGGCGACGTATGCACTACTCTGTTCGGTTCTACGTCTATCTTGACGCTGAGTCTTACGGACGTAATCCTGTGCGTTGCAATGTCGGCGTTGGTAACAGCGGTGTTTTTACTGTTTTATCACAAGATATTCGCAATAACGTTTGACGAAGAGTTCGCCGCCGCGACAGGTATAAAGGCGAAAACTTACAATCTTATTCTTGCAATCATTATCGCCGTGGTAATAGCGCTGGCTATGAATCTTGTAGGCTCGCTGCTTATTTCGGCGCTTATAATATTTCCGGCGCTTTCCGCTATGCGCGTATTCAAAAGTTTTAAGGCTGTAACGATATGCTCGGCTGTCGTGTCCGTGCTGTGCGCCGCATTTGGTATTCTGATTTCAATTTTAGCGGGAACGCCTGTAGGTTCTACTATCGTAGCCGTGAATATAGTCGTCTTTTTGGTATTTTGCACGGCGGGTTTTATTGCAAAAGGAGTTAAAGTATAA